In the Streptomyces fradiae ATCC 10745 = DSM 40063 genome, one interval contains:
- a CDS encoding globin has product MNEIPRGTLQEQTFYEQVGGEQTFRRLVHRFYQGVAEDPLLRPMYPEEDLGPAEERLALFLMQYWGGPRTYSDRRGHPRLRMRHAPFVVDRAAHDAWLRHMRVAVEELGLSEEHERQLWDYMTYAAASMVNTAG; this is encoded by the coding sequence GTGAATGAGATTCCGCGCGGCACTCTCCAGGAGCAGACGTTCTACGAGCAGGTGGGCGGCGAGCAGACGTTCCGGCGGCTCGTCCACCGCTTCTACCAGGGCGTCGCCGAGGACCCGCTGCTGCGGCCGATGTACCCGGAGGAGGATCTGGGCCCGGCCGAGGAGCGGCTCGCGCTGTTCCTGATGCAGTACTGGGGCGGCCCCCGTACGTACAGCGACCGCCGCGGCCATCCCCGGCTGCGGATGCGGCACGCCCCGTTCGTGGTGGACCGGGCGGCGCACGACGCGTGGCTGAGGCACATGCGGGTCGCCGTGGAGGAGCTCGGGCTGTCCGAGGAGCACGAGCGGCAGCTGTGGGACTACATGACGTACGCGGCGGCGTCGATGGTCAACACCGCCGGCTGA
- a CDS encoding acyl-CoA thioesterase, which translates to MARHIYSCPLRWSDMDAFGHVNNVVFLRYLEEARIDFMFRLAPGDGSPSFSGGSVVARHEIDYIRPLVHRHEPVTIESWVTKIGAASLTIAYEIKDPGQVYVRASTVVVPFDLEAQRPRRITAEERAFLQEYVDDGMRAEGAVA; encoded by the coding sequence GTGGCTCGGCACATCTACAGCTGCCCCCTGCGCTGGTCGGACATGGACGCCTTCGGGCACGTCAACAACGTGGTCTTCCTCCGCTACCTGGAGGAGGCCCGGATCGACTTCATGTTCCGGCTGGCGCCGGGGGACGGCTCCCCGTCCTTCTCCGGCGGCTCCGTCGTGGCCCGCCACGAGATCGACTACATCAGGCCGCTGGTCCACCGGCACGAGCCGGTGACCATCGAGTCCTGGGTCACCAAGATCGGCGCGGCGTCCCTGACGATCGCGTACGAGATCAAGGACCCTGGCCAGGTGTACGTGCGCGCGTCCACCGTCGTCGTCCCCTTCGACCTGGAGGCGCAGCGCCCGCGCCGCATCACCGCCGAGGAGCGGGCGTTCCTCCAGGAGTACGTCGACGACGGGATGCGCGCGGAGGGTGCCGTCGCATGA
- the ettA gene encoding energy-dependent translational throttle protein EttA: protein MAEYIYTMRKARKAHGDKVILDDVTLSFLPGAKIGVVGPNGAGKSTVLKIMAGLEQPSNGDAFLSPGYTVGILLQEPPLNEEKTVLENVQEGVAEIKGKLDRFNAIAEEMATNYTDELMEEMGKLQEELDHANAWDLDAQLEQAMDALGCPPGDWPVTKLSGGEKRRVALCKLLLEAPDLLLLDEPTNHLDAESVQWLEQHLAKYAGTVVAITHDRYFLDNVAQWILELDRGRAYPYEGNYSTYLETKQTRLKVEGQKDAKRAKRLKEELEWVRSNAKGRQAKSKARLARYEEMAAEAEKARKLDFEEIQIPPGPRLGNVVVEVENLSKAFGEKVLIDDLSFTLPRNGIVGVIGPNGAGKTTLFKMIQGLEEPDSGQIRVGDTVKISYVDQSRENIDPKKTLWAVVSDELDYINVGQVEMPSRAYVSAFGFKGPDQQKPAGVLSGGERNRLNLALTLKQGGNLLLLDEPTNDLDVETLSSLENALLEFPGCAVVVSHDRWFLDRVATHILAYEGDSKWFWFEGNFESYEKNKIERLGPDAARPHRATYKKLTRG, encoded by the coding sequence TTGGCTGAGTACATCTACACGATGCGCAAGGCGCGCAAGGCGCACGGCGACAAGGTCATCCTCGATGACGTGACGCTGAGCTTCCTGCCCGGCGCGAAGATCGGTGTGGTCGGCCCGAACGGCGCCGGTAAGTCCACCGTTCTCAAGATCATGGCGGGGCTGGAGCAGCCCTCCAACGGCGACGCGTTCCTGTCGCCCGGCTACACCGTCGGCATCCTCCTCCAGGAGCCCCCGCTCAACGAGGAGAAGACCGTCCTGGAGAACGTCCAGGAGGGCGTCGCCGAGATCAAGGGCAAGCTCGACCGGTTCAACGCCATCGCCGAGGAGATGGCCACGAACTACACGGACGAGCTGATGGAGGAGATGGGCAAGCTCCAGGAGGAGCTCGACCACGCCAACGCCTGGGACCTCGACGCGCAGCTCGAGCAGGCCATGGACGCCCTGGGCTGCCCGCCCGGCGACTGGCCGGTCACCAAGCTGTCCGGTGGCGAGAAGCGCCGCGTCGCGCTCTGCAAGCTGCTGCTGGAAGCCCCCGACCTGCTCCTCCTCGACGAGCCCACCAACCACCTGGACGCCGAGTCCGTCCAGTGGCTGGAGCAGCACCTCGCCAAGTACGCGGGCACCGTCGTCGCCATCACCCACGACCGGTACTTCCTCGACAACGTCGCCCAGTGGATCCTGGAGCTCGACCGCGGCCGCGCCTACCCGTACGAGGGCAACTACTCCACGTACCTGGAGACGAAGCAGACCCGTCTGAAGGTCGAGGGCCAGAAGGACGCCAAGCGCGCCAAGCGGCTCAAGGAAGAGCTGGAGTGGGTCCGCTCCAACGCCAAGGGCCGCCAGGCCAAGTCGAAGGCGCGTCTCGCCCGTTACGAGGAGATGGCCGCCGAGGCCGAGAAGGCGCGCAAGCTCGACTTCGAGGAGATCCAGATCCCGCCGGGCCCGCGCCTGGGCAACGTCGTCGTGGAGGTCGAGAACCTCTCCAAGGCCTTCGGCGAGAAGGTCCTCATCGACGACCTCAGCTTCACCCTCCCGCGCAACGGCATCGTCGGCGTCATCGGCCCGAACGGCGCGGGCAAGACCACGCTGTTCAAGATGATCCAGGGCCTGGAGGAGCCGGACTCCGGCCAGATCCGCGTCGGCGACACCGTCAAGATCAGCTACGTCGACCAGAGCCGCGAGAACATCGACCCGAAGAAGACGCTGTGGGCCGTCGTCTCCGACGAGCTGGACTACATCAACGTCGGCCAGGTCGAGATGCCCTCCCGCGCCTACGTCTCCGCCTTCGGCTTCAAGGGCCCGGACCAGCAGAAGCCGGCCGGCGTCCTGTCCGGCGGTGAGCGCAACCGCCTCAACCTGGCGCTCACCCTCAAGCAGGGCGGCAACCTGCTCCTCCTCGACGAGCCGACCAACGACCTCGACGTCGAGACCCTCTCCTCCCTGGAGAACGCGCTGCTGGAGTTCCCCGGCTGCGCCGTGGTGGTCTCCCACGACCGCTGGTTCCTCGACCGCGTCGCCACGCACATCCTGGCGTACGAGGGCGACTCCAAGTGGTTCTGGTTCGAGGGCAACTTCGAGTCGTACGAGAAGAACAAGATCGAGCGCCTCGGCCCGGACGCGGCCCGCCCGCACCGCGCCACGTACAAGAAGCTCACCCGGGGCTGA
- a CDS encoding thioester domain-containing protein, producing MFAALSVQRRERLGRRLAAAVLTSGLVAGGSIAGTAVAVADENPQHQGGASATLNGLTTYDDAVLKLNGGKTKKLPAGLFEMAVDGGGTLKTYCIDIHNPTLPKAKYLETPWEQTSLGSNEQAGKILWVLKNSYPQVDDLADLAKKADAGSLTKETAAAGTQVAIWRFSDGADVEAKDPAAEKLADWLEKSAEKLQEPKASLSLEPNAVSGKAGSKLGPITVRTNAERATVTAPDAAGVKVTDKNGAPVTEAKDGTELYVDVPAGTADGTATFNVQASTSVSVGRAFASLSKSQTQILAGSSESTVSATGSAVWAKQGAIPALTAEKNCAKGGVDVTAKNEGDEAFTFELADQKVEVGAGESKTVTVPVGEDQPYEFSIALPGGETKTFKGVLDCKTSAEPTTPPTTGGNGDEEPGTDPTPQSGGTTSGSTGGDTTGGGDTTGDLAETGASNATPMIAGIAVAFVLLGGGAVFILRKKKGAAAGQ from the coding sequence GTGTTTGCTGCGCTTTCTGTCCAGCGGCGGGAGCGGCTCGGCCGCCGGCTCGCCGCCGCGGTCCTGACCTCCGGTCTGGTCGCGGGAGGATCCATAGCCGGGACGGCCGTGGCCGTCGCCGACGAGAACCCCCAGCACCAGGGTGGTGCCTCCGCCACCCTCAACGGGCTGACCACCTATGACGACGCCGTCCTCAAGCTGAACGGCGGCAAGACGAAGAAGCTGCCCGCCGGCCTCTTCGAGATGGCCGTCGACGGCGGCGGCACGCTGAAGACGTACTGCATCGACATCCACAACCCGACGCTGCCCAAGGCCAAGTACCTCGAGACGCCCTGGGAGCAGACCTCGCTCGGGAGCAACGAGCAGGCCGGCAAGATCCTGTGGGTTCTGAAGAACTCCTACCCGCAGGTCGACGACCTCGCTGACCTGGCCAAGAAGGCCGACGCCGGCTCCCTGACCAAGGAGACCGCCGCCGCCGGTACGCAGGTCGCCATCTGGCGCTTCTCGGACGGTGCGGACGTCGAGGCGAAGGACCCGGCCGCCGAGAAGCTCGCCGACTGGCTGGAGAAGAGCGCCGAGAAGCTCCAGGAGCCCAAGGCGTCGCTGAGCCTGGAGCCGAACGCGGTCTCCGGCAAGGCCGGAAGCAAGCTCGGCCCGATCACCGTCCGCACCAACGCCGAGCGGGCCACCGTCACCGCCCCGGACGCCGCCGGTGTCAAGGTCACCGACAAGAACGGCGCGCCGGTCACCGAGGCCAAGGACGGCACGGAGCTGTACGTCGACGTGCCGGCCGGCACCGCCGACGGCACCGCGACGTTCAACGTCCAGGCGAGCACGTCCGTCTCCGTGGGCCGCGCCTTCGCCAGCCTCTCCAAGAGCCAGACGCAGATCCTGGCCGGCTCCAGCGAGTCGACCGTCTCCGCGACCGGCAGCGCCGTCTGGGCGAAGCAGGGTGCCATCCCGGCTCTGACCGCCGAGAAGAACTGCGCCAAGGGCGGCGTCGACGTCACCGCGAAGAACGAGGGCGACGAGGCGTTCACCTTCGAGCTGGCCGACCAGAAGGTCGAGGTCGGCGCGGGCGAGTCGAAGACCGTCACCGTCCCGGTCGGCGAGGACCAGCCGTACGAGTTCAGCATCGCGCTGCCCGGCGGCGAGACCAAGACGTTCAAGGGCGTCCTGGACTGCAAGACCAGCGCCGAGCCCACCACCCCGCCGACCACCGGCGGCAACGGTGACGAGGAGCCGGGCACCGACCCGACCCCGCAGTCGGGTGGCACCACCTCCGGCTCGACCGGCGGTGACACCACCGGCGGCGGCGACACCACCGGCGACCTCGCCGAGACCGGCGCCTCCAACGCCACTCCGATGATCGCCGGCATCGCCGTCGCGTTCGTCCTGCTGGGCGGCGGCGCGGTCTTCATCCTCCGCAAGAAGAAGGGCGCCGCGGCCGGTCAGTGA
- a CDS encoding single-stranded DNA-binding protein, with the protein MNDTLVTVVGNVATNVEYRETPTGGVARFRFAATARRWDRERAAWTDGHTSFYTVNAWRQLGANLAASVAVGEPLVVHGRLRVREEPSAGGPADGPRRTFVDIDALAVGHDLTRGTSAFRRSAGRRSAEQEMTERHTEVPQRRAELVTS; encoded by the coding sequence ATGAACGACACCCTGGTCACGGTCGTGGGGAACGTGGCGACCAACGTGGAGTACCGGGAGACGCCTACGGGCGGGGTCGCGAGGTTCCGCTTCGCCGCCACCGCCCGCCGCTGGGACCGCGAGCGGGCGGCGTGGACCGACGGGCACACGAGCTTCTACACGGTCAACGCCTGGCGCCAGCTCGGCGCGAACCTCGCGGCGTCGGTGGCGGTCGGCGAACCGCTCGTGGTGCACGGCAGGCTGCGGGTCCGCGAGGAGCCGTCCGCCGGAGGACCGGCGGACGGGCCGCGCCGGACGTTCGTCGACATCGACGCGCTGGCCGTCGGCCACGACCTGACACGCGGCACGTCGGCGTTCCGCAGGAGCGCGGGGAGACGCTCCGCCGAACAGGAGATGACGGAGCGGCACACCGAAGTGCCGCAGCGGCGGGCGGAGTTGGTCACGTCCTGA
- a CDS encoding YfjP family GTPase — protein MNAVGQRKWDDGLIARRAAAEGGAGGEPGGGEDGSGGGSKGPGRDPRDGGGEGAALKVRLDALRDLLGLSATRLDPPVVAEAGRVLAEAAARQRLSSRHTVIAIAGATGSGKSTLINALAGVPVSETGLRRPTTAAPIACAWSEGAAGLLDRLGIPGRLCRRPLAGGDGDEALRGLVLVDLPDHDSALTAHRDQVDRVLGLVDGVIWVVDPEKYADAALHERYLRPLAGHAEVTFVVLNQIDRLLGDTTDQVLDDLRRLLDEDGVALGEHGEPGATVLALSALTGEGLPELREALGTFVRGHQAATRRLSADVDAAATRLRPVYVGEGRPGLGERSREDFTARLAVAVGAAAAGEAAERAWRRNAGRACGTPWLRLWRWYERLRTPGAGGGEPAGSAPLEEEPTARQRVEHAVRVVAEEAAHGLPAPWAQAVREAAARGARGLPEALDELAADARAPRPGGKGDGTAGGKPGGTAGGTVGGKPGGGAAGAAGAAGKRAGGKAGGRPGGLPPRPAWWPVAVLSQASMTLLQVFGALWLAGQIAGVLEPRLLPPVLVMLAGIVGGPLVEWACVAAARGPARRYGQETERRLREAAAGCGRAMVLDPIATELMRYREVREQYATVSGGRLTTR, from the coding sequence GTGAACGCCGTGGGCCAGAGGAAGTGGGACGACGGGCTGATCGCCCGCCGCGCCGCAGCGGAGGGCGGGGCCGGAGGCGAACCCGGGGGAGGGGAGGACGGGTCCGGAGGCGGGTCCAAAGGCCCCGGGCGCGACCCGCGGGACGGCGGAGGCGAGGGAGCCGCCCTCAAGGTGCGCCTCGACGCCCTCCGCGACCTCCTCGGGCTCTCCGCCACCCGCCTCGACCCGCCGGTCGTCGCCGAGGCCGGCCGGGTGCTCGCCGAAGCGGCCGCCCGGCAGCGGCTCTCCTCCCGTCACACCGTCATCGCCATCGCGGGCGCCACCGGCAGCGGCAAGTCGACGCTGATCAACGCGCTCGCCGGAGTACCCGTCTCCGAGACCGGACTGCGCCGCCCCACCACCGCCGCGCCCATCGCCTGCGCCTGGTCCGAGGGCGCCGCCGGGCTTCTGGACCGGCTCGGCATCCCGGGCCGGCTGTGCCGCAGGCCCCTCGCGGGCGGCGACGGCGACGAGGCGCTGCGCGGACTCGTCCTCGTGGACCTGCCCGACCACGACTCGGCGCTCACCGCCCACCGCGACCAGGTCGACCGCGTCCTCGGCCTCGTCGACGGGGTCATCTGGGTCGTCGACCCGGAGAAGTACGCCGACGCCGCCCTCCACGAGCGGTACCTGCGGCCCCTCGCCGGGCACGCGGAGGTCACCTTCGTCGTCCTCAACCAGATCGACCGCCTCCTCGGCGACACCACCGACCAGGTGCTGGACGACCTGCGCCGCCTCCTCGACGAGGACGGTGTCGCCCTCGGCGAGCACGGCGAGCCAGGCGCCACCGTCCTGGCCCTCTCCGCCCTCACCGGCGAGGGCCTGCCCGAACTGCGCGAGGCGCTCGGCACGTTCGTGCGGGGCCACCAGGCCGCGACCCGCCGTCTCTCCGCCGACGTCGACGCGGCCGCGACCCGCCTGCGCCCGGTCTACGTGGGGGAGGGGCGGCCCGGCCTCGGGGAGCGCTCCCGGGAGGACTTCACCGCCCGGCTGGCCGTCGCCGTCGGCGCCGCCGCCGCGGGCGAGGCCGCCGAACGCGCGTGGCGCCGCAACGCCGGACGCGCCTGCGGCACCCCGTGGCTGCGGCTGTGGCGCTGGTACGAGCGGCTGCGCACACCGGGCGCGGGCGGCGGCGAGCCGGCCGGTTCGGCGCCGTTGGAGGAGGAGCCCACGGCCCGGCAGCGCGTCGAGCACGCGGTGCGCGTCGTCGCGGAGGAGGCCGCGCACGGATTGCCGGCCCCGTGGGCGCAGGCCGTGCGCGAGGCGGCGGCGCGCGGCGCGCGGGGGCTGCCGGAGGCGCTGGACGAGCTGGCCGCCGACGCCCGCGCCCCGAGGCCGGGCGGCAAGGGGGACGGCACGGCGGGCGGGAAGCCGGGCGGTACGGCGGGCGGCACGGTGGGCGGGAAGCCCGGGGGCGGGGCTGCGGGCGCTGCGGGCGCTGCGGGCAAGAGGGCCGGGGGGAAGGCGGGTGGGAGGCCGGGCGGCCTGCCGCCGCGGCCGGCCTGGTGGCCGGTGGCCGTGCTGTCCCAGGCGTCCATGACGCTGCTTCAGGTGTTCGGCGCGCTGTGGCTGGCGGGCCAGATCGCGGGCGTACTGGAGCCGCGCCTGCTGCCGCCCGTCCTGGTGATGCTCGCCGGGATCGTCGGCGGGCCGCTCGTGGAGTGGGCGTGCGTGGCGGCGGCGCGGGGGCCCGCGCGCAGGTACGGGCAGGAGACCGAGCGGCGACTGCGCGAGGCGGCGGCCGGGTGCGGCCGGGCGATGGTCCTCGACCCGATCGCCACGGAGCTCATGCGCTACCGCGAGGTGCGGGAGCAGTACGCGACGGTGTCGGGCGGACGGCTCACGACCCGCTGA
- a CDS encoding dynamin family protein: MDVRPQLLDALSALRDRVAAVRLPLPIPGAPRARQTRAELLAQLDDYLVPRLRDPGAPLLAVVGGSTGAGKSTLVNSLVGRPVSEAGVLRPTTRVPVLVCHPDEEHWFSGTRVLPRFTRLWGTPGEDADEEPEGRALRLETADTLPRGLALLDAPDIDSLVSGSRELAAELICAADIWVMVTTASRYADAVPWHLLRTAKEYDATLVTVLDRVPHQVIGEVSRQYEALLVRAGLGAVPRFTVPELPESAGGGSGLLPDTAVAPLRAWLAHRAQDPAARHQTAGRTANGVIDSLRVRMPELAGAVAAQCAAALRLTGAVETVYAAEADRVRRELRRGAVLSGDARARWRAHPDDCTPAELLDALADSLAALLHCAVAAADERLREAWRREPAARALDGTPAGRDREACERVGMAVRRWRRVLEELAEDEVRRAERTPLPDADTVSALLAATLLGGDRARGAGERLAELVGAQGALRLRDKGAELVDAYVERVLREERDLRLAPVDALGVTPEPQAELIAALSVLQKER, from the coding sequence TTGGACGTACGGCCTCAGCTTCTCGACGCACTCTCCGCCCTGCGCGACCGTGTCGCCGCCGTGCGCCTCCCCCTGCCCATCCCGGGGGCGCCGAGGGCCCGGCAGACGCGGGCGGAGCTGCTGGCCCAACTGGACGACTACCTGGTCCCACGGCTCCGCGACCCCGGGGCCCCCCTCCTCGCCGTGGTCGGCGGATCGACCGGCGCCGGCAAGTCCACCCTCGTCAACTCCCTTGTCGGCCGCCCCGTCAGCGAGGCCGGCGTCCTGCGCCCCACCACCCGCGTCCCCGTGCTCGTCTGCCACCCCGACGAGGAGCACTGGTTCTCCGGCACCCGCGTCCTGCCGCGCTTCACCCGCCTGTGGGGCACCCCCGGCGAGGACGCCGACGAGGAGCCCGAGGGGCGCGCCCTGCGCCTGGAGACCGCCGACACCCTGCCCCGCGGGCTCGCCCTGCTCGACGCCCCCGACATCGACTCCCTCGTCTCCGGCAGCCGCGAGCTGGCCGCCGAACTGATCTGCGCCGCCGACATCTGGGTGATGGTCACCACCGCGTCCCGGTACGCCGACGCGGTCCCGTGGCACCTGCTCCGTACCGCCAAGGAGTACGACGCCACCCTCGTGACCGTCCTCGACCGCGTCCCCCACCAGGTGATCGGCGAGGTGTCCCGCCAGTACGAGGCGCTGCTCGTACGCGCCGGCCTGGGCGCCGTACCCCGCTTCACCGTCCCCGAGCTGCCCGAGTCCGCCGGGGGCGGCAGCGGCCTGCTGCCCGACACGGCGGTCGCACCCCTCCGGGCCTGGCTCGCCCACCGCGCCCAGGACCCCGCCGCCCGCCACCAGACCGCCGGCCGCACCGCCAACGGCGTCATCGACTCCCTGCGCGTGCGCATGCCGGAACTCGCCGGCGCCGTCGCCGCCCAGTGCGCCGCCGCGCTCCGCCTGACCGGCGCCGTCGAGACCGTGTACGCCGCCGAGGCCGACCGCGTACGCCGCGAACTGCGCCGCGGCGCCGTCCTCTCCGGCGACGCCCGCGCCCGCTGGCGCGCCCACCCCGACGACTGCACGCCCGCCGAACTCCTCGACGCCCTCGCCGACTCCCTGGCCGCCCTCCTCCACTGCGCCGTCGCCGCCGCCGACGAGCGGCTGAGGGAGGCCTGGCGGCGCGAACCCGCCGCCCGCGCCCTCGACGGCACGCCCGCCGGCCGCGACCGGGAGGCGTGCGAGCGCGTGGGCATGGCGGTACGCCGCTGGCGCCGCGTCCTGGAGGAGCTGGCCGAGGACGAGGTACGGCGCGCCGAACGCACCCCCCTCCCCGACGCCGACACCGTCTCCGCGCTGCTCGCGGCCACCCTGCTCGGCGGGGACCGCGCGCGGGGGGCGGGCGAGCGGCTCGCGGAGCTGGTCGGCGCCCAGGGCGCGCTGCGCCTGCGCGACAAGGGCGCCGAACTCGTCGACGCGTACGTCGAACGGGTCCTCCGGGAGGAACGGGACCTGCGCCTGGCCCCGGTCGACGCCCTCGGCGTCACCCCGGAACCGCAGGCTGAACTCATCGCCGCGCTGTCCGTACTGCAGAAGGAGAGGTGA
- a CDS encoding tyrosine-type recombinase/integrase, protein METTYDVKVYKILPYKGARKNTYTVRWVVAGKRWREPFDTVALAEGFRSELIRATGRGEAFVVATGLPVSHRSKAAAMSWYGFAVEYVDARWHQLGGNSRKSVAKTLTATTVALLRAKPTRFTPAAVRTALREWAFNTSRRPDAPRDVVAVLRWVERNSPPVSVWEEPERVDQVLRAVDTRLDGTQAAAWSRKRNRRVLNVVMKYAVRRGVLRANPLPKGKESTTATRTTNTVDKRSLMNPEQAAAILDWIRHRPRGGRRLHAFFATLYYCGLRPEEAVAMRVEDVTLPDPGAEDQWCELLIHTATPEVGKQWTDSGETHERRDLKGRAEGETRTVPGHPALTRILRQHIRDERLRPGDLLFQGESGGILAGSVIRRAWRGAREAVLPPHVFASPTGRRVYDNRHTRLTKWLNDGVPPAQVAEWAGNSVAVLLATYARCVDGQLPDLKRRLEAAGDLLEPPGAG, encoded by the coding sequence ATGGAGACGACGTACGACGTCAAGGTCTACAAGATCCTCCCGTACAAGGGCGCCCGGAAGAACACGTACACCGTGCGCTGGGTGGTCGCGGGCAAGCGCTGGCGTGAGCCCTTCGACACGGTCGCCCTCGCCGAGGGCTTCCGCTCCGAGCTGATCCGGGCCACGGGCAGGGGCGAGGCGTTCGTCGTCGCCACCGGACTTCCGGTGTCCCACCGCTCGAAGGCGGCGGCCATGAGCTGGTACGGCTTCGCCGTCGAGTACGTGGACGCCCGCTGGCACCAGCTCGGCGGCAACAGCCGCAAGAGCGTCGCCAAGACCCTCACCGCGACGACCGTCGCCCTGCTGCGGGCCAAGCCCACCCGGTTCACGCCCGCGGCCGTGCGCACCGCCCTGCGGGAGTGGGCGTTCAACACCAGCCGGCGCCCGGACGCGCCGCGGGACGTGGTGGCCGTCCTCAGGTGGGTGGAGCGGAACTCCCCGCCCGTCTCCGTCTGGGAGGAGCCGGAGAGGGTGGATCAGGTCCTGCGTGCCGTCGACACCCGCCTCGACGGCACGCAGGCGGCGGCCTGGTCCCGGAAGCGCAACCGCCGGGTCCTCAACGTCGTCATGAAGTACGCCGTCCGGCGGGGCGTCCTGCGGGCCAATCCCCTGCCCAAGGGCAAGGAGTCGACGACCGCCACGAGGACCACGAACACTGTGGACAAGCGGTCCCTGATGAACCCCGAGCAGGCGGCGGCGATCCTCGACTGGATACGGCACCGGCCGCGCGGCGGCAGGCGGCTCCACGCCTTCTTCGCCACGCTCTACTACTGCGGTCTGCGACCCGAGGAAGCCGTGGCCATGCGGGTGGAGGACGTCACGCTGCCCGACCCCGGCGCCGAGGACCAGTGGTGCGAACTGCTGATCCACACGGCGACCCCTGAGGTCGGCAAGCAGTGGACGGACTCGGGGGAGACTCATGAGCGGCGCGACCTGAAGGGCCGTGCGGAGGGGGAGACGCGTACCGTGCCGGGGCATCCGGCTCTCACCCGCATTCTGCGGCAGCACATCCGGGACGAGCGGCTGCGTCCGGGGGATCTGCTGTTCCAGGGGGAGTCGGGCGGCATCCTCGCCGGGTCGGTCATCCGCCGGGCATGGCGCGGCGCGCGCGAGGCCGTGCTGCCGCCCCACGTCTTCGCGTCGCCGACCGGACGGCGCGTGTACGACAACCGGCACACGCGCCTGACCAAGTGGCTCAACGACGGCGTCCCGCCCGCCCAGGTGGCGGAGTGGGCCGGGAACAGCGTGGCGGTGCTCCTCGCGACGTACGCACGGTGCGTGGACGGGCAGCTTCCGGACCTGAAGCGGCGACTCGAAGCCGCGGGCGACCTGCTGGAGCCGCCCGGCGCCGGCTGA
- a CDS encoding helix-turn-helix transcriptional regulator: MTTAVRARGMLTLAEVCEELAISRSTFYDWRAKRRAPRCIKLPNGDLRIRRSDLEHWLDDREDAV, encoded by the coding sequence ATGACCACGGCCGTCCGTGCACGCGGCATGCTCACCCTCGCGGAGGTCTGCGAGGAACTGGCCATCTCGCGCTCGACCTTCTACGACTGGCGGGCCAAGCGCCGTGCGCCGCGCTGCATCAAGCTCCCGAACGGGGACCTCCGGATCCGTCGGAGCGACCTCGAGCACTGGCTCGACGACCGTGAGGACGCCGTCTGA